A genomic window from uncultured Tolumonas sp. includes:
- a CDS encoding nitroreductase family protein, whose translation MDTKVNLLSSGQLQSVVTDFLLSRHSSHHLALPAPDEKQLDIILRAAMRAPDFQYMRPYRFLVAQGAGLIRLGELFAQSAKVMNKPEQVIERVRKMPLRAPVVITVVATPAVNKHVSAFDQILCASSSVLMMQMAAQSLGLNGIWRSGWLMQSRELHQLLELQATDQIVGFLYLGTPAESVAAVRPDDNPEPYTQWL comes from the coding sequence GTGGACACCAAAGTTAATTTGCTTAGTTCAGGGCAACTGCAAAGTGTAGTGACCGATTTCCTATTATCCCGTCATTCCAGTCATCATCTGGCATTACCAGCACCGGATGAAAAACAGCTGGATATTATTCTTCGTGCTGCTATGCGCGCGCCCGACTTCCAATATATGCGCCCATATCGTTTTTTAGTTGCACAAGGCGCTGGGCTGATTCGGTTAGGTGAGTTGTTTGCACAGTCAGCGAAAGTGATGAATAAACCCGAACAAGTCATCGAGCGGGTTAGAAAAATGCCATTGCGAGCACCTGTGGTGATCACCGTTGTGGCTACACCCGCTGTGAATAAGCACGTCTCTGCTTTTGATCAAATTCTCTGTGCGTCCTCTTCTGTGCTGATGATGCAAATGGCCGCGCAAAGCTTAGGTCTTAACGGGATCTGGCGTTCTGGTTGGTTAATGCAAAGTCGCGAACTACATCAGTTGCTTGAATTACAAGCTACCGATCAAATCGTGGGATTTCTTTATTTAGGCACCCCTGCAGAAAGTGTTGCTGCTGTGCGGCCAGATGACAATCCTGAACCCTACACGCAATGGTTATAG
- a CDS encoding glutamate-cysteine ligase family protein gives MMKPLQMKCGIEYEYMLIDTEGEQAGCLRNFTNLDFQLIADLLEEKPGKLDNALAVGDLGIKNGYWYLEGDERFNPDGSFHQMAVKGVEIRTPPRGSVNEAIAVLKDIEHQLTLSLHKHKLGLAISGFNPELAEYHYEPPLNRWEKTLREQHPEYAASHISTLSYGPDINLSFSEMSIEKSLDVARKLTYYGPYIVPFSFSSPFSGGAQWQGLSKRTYERGGLRPTCKLFANASDKPDAPLSYTARIPSEHGRIEFKAFDAMPTPELLAACCYLLIGLCLDHQLEDRADYPDHHLYQRAAILGFSDDKICHTAIDIINKARIALIQHGEQQGAQSLSLLGNMLATRRTPSHDLIEHYQRSGQMYYTGGLAI, from the coding sequence ATGATGAAGCCACTGCAAATGAAATGTGGGATCGAATATGAATATATGCTCATTGATACCGAAGGTGAACAAGCCGGGTGTCTGCGTAATTTTACTAATCTCGACTTTCAATTGATTGCCGATTTACTGGAAGAAAAGCCGGGAAAATTGGATAACGCGCTGGCTGTCGGTGATTTAGGCATCAAAAACGGATACTGGTATCTGGAAGGCGACGAGCGATTTAATCCAGATGGTTCTTTTCATCAGATGGCAGTGAAGGGAGTTGAAATTCGCACACCGCCAAGAGGTTCAGTAAACGAAGCCATTGCCGTATTAAAAGATATCGAACATCAGTTAACGCTCTCTCTGCACAAGCATAAACTCGGGCTTGCTATCTCAGGCTTTAACCCCGAATTAGCCGAATATCATTACGAACCACCACTCAATCGGTGGGAAAAAACACTGCGCGAGCAGCATCCTGAATATGCCGCATCGCATATTTCGACGCTCAGTTATGGGCCAGATATCAATCTTTCATTCAGCGAAATGAGCATTGAAAAAAGTCTGGATGTTGCCCGTAAACTGACCTATTACGGCCCGTATATTGTTCCGTTCAGCTTTAGCTCACCATTTTCTGGTGGAGCACAATGGCAAGGTTTATCCAAAAGGACCTACGAACGTGGCGGGTTACGCCCAACCTGTAAATTGTTTGCTAACGCGTCAGATAAACCAGATGCCCCGCTTTCCTATACCGCGCGAATTCCATCAGAACATGGTCGTATCGAATTCAAGGCTTTTGATGCGATGCCTACGCCTGAATTATTAGCGGCTTGCTGTTATCTGTTAATCGGACTTTGCCTTGATCATCAGTTGGAAGATCGGGCCGATTATCCTGATCATCACCTGTATCAGCGCGCGGCAATCCTGGGGTTTTCTGACGATAAGATCTGCCATACCGCTATCGATATTATCAATAAAGCGCGTATTGCCTTGATTCAGCACGGCGAACAACAAGGCGCCCAATCCTTATCATTATTGGGAAATATGCTGGCAACTCGCCGAACTCCTTCGCATGACCTGATAGAACACTATCAACGTTCTGGCCAGATGTATTACACAGGGGGGTTAGCAATATGA
- a CDS encoding ABC transporter substrate-binding protein, with amino-acid sequence MIPDDTVNASLDFLGRMPIPLRLAFKSGLDKTVAAHQVKGGVALNCMSMTGGEWFEPFFRVVAPAHPATLPSMLVVTCSSDILSSKNQSYYQGPALFQPSDFHPVYQKAGIPDPAGIFHPFSVIPFVFLVDKTKLGKRPIPQCWEDLLNPIYHNDITFGGSRSSDSGTYTEFNRFLLLSLYREFGPNGVIAFAHNVRHLLHHVEISRLMGSKNQQAPAIAILPWMQAELCPRRQQCQIIWPQDGAYTMPIAFMLKPEKRERLQPIIDYLTSEQLGNLLMHNCYPPTLLQHISAIPTEARFQWLGWEYVRSHNLIQQSELASTLFFNAWLQQQEKKQCS; translated from the coding sequence ATGATTCCTGATGATACGGTGAATGCATCGCTCGATTTTCTCGGGCGGATGCCCATTCCGCTTCGGTTGGCCTTTAAGTCGGGGCTGGATAAAACAGTCGCGGCTCATCAAGTGAAAGGTGGTGTGGCGCTTAATTGTATGAGTATGACCGGTGGTGAATGGTTTGAGCCATTTTTCCGCGTGGTGGCACCGGCACATCCGGCAACATTACCTTCCATGTTAGTAGTCACTTGTTCATCGGATATTTTGAGTTCAAAAAATCAGAGCTATTATCAAGGGCCAGCTTTATTCCAGCCATCTGATTTTCATCCGGTATATCAAAAAGCCGGGATACCTGATCCAGCAGGCATCTTCCATCCCTTTTCGGTGATCCCGTTTGTTTTTCTGGTTGATAAAACAAAACTGGGCAAGCGCCCTATCCCACAATGCTGGGAAGATTTGCTCAATCCCATCTATCACAATGACATCACGTTTGGTGGCTCACGCTCTTCCGACTCGGGCACTTACACTGAATTCAACCGCTTCCTGTTATTGTCGCTATACCGCGAATTTGGCCCGAATGGCGTCATTGCCTTTGCGCATAATGTGCGGCATTTACTGCACCATGTAGAAATTTCCCGACTGATGGGCTCGAAAAACCAGCAGGCACCCGCAATTGCTATATTGCCCTGGATGCAGGCGGAACTGTGCCCACGTCGTCAGCAATGCCAGATCATCTGGCCACAAGATGGCGCGTACACTATGCCTATCGCCTTCATGTTAAAACCTGAAAAGCGGGAACGATTACAACCCATTATTGATTATCTGACCAGCGAGCAACTGGGTAACCTGCTGATGCATAACTGTTACCCGCCTACCCTATTACAACATATCAGCGCCATTCCCACAGAAGCTCGTTTTCAATGGCTGGGCTGGGAATATGTTCGATCTCATAACCTTATTCAGCAAAGTGAACTGGCATCGACATTATTCTTTAATGCCTGGTTACAACAGCAGGAGAAAAAACAATGCAGCTAA
- a CDS encoding GTP-binding protein, with protein sequence MQLITVAGAPSVGKTAVILQTIRQLKQDGLKVGVVKFDALSTSDDKLYQKQGIPVKTGISGGICPDHFFVSNIDDCLTWGQSQQFDMLISESAGLCNRCSPHINDVLAICVVDALAGINTPKKVGPMLKLADLVVITKGDIISQAEREVFAYNTRLANPRAHIVFCNGITGQGSLEIALQMRRSHAITSLDGQHLRFSMPAAICPYCVGETAIGTRHQRGHVKKMQFEECHHE encoded by the coding sequence ATGCAGCTAATTACTGTCGCAGGCGCTCCCTCTGTTGGTAAAACGGCGGTGATTTTGCAGACCATTCGTCAACTGAAGCAAGATGGCCTGAAAGTTGGCGTCGTCAAATTTGATGCGCTTTCAACCTCCGATGACAAGCTTTATCAAAAACAGGGCATTCCGGTAAAAACAGGCATTTCTGGTGGTATCTGCCCTGATCACTTTTTTGTCAGCAACATTGATGATTGCCTGACGTGGGGTCAAAGCCAACAATTCGATATGCTAATCAGTGAGAGTGCCGGGTTATGTAATCGTTGCTCACCGCATATCAACGATGTGCTGGCAATTTGTGTCGTCGATGCCTTAGCCGGCATCAACACACCGAAGAAAGTAGGCCCGATGCTGAAACTGGCCGATCTGGTTGTGATCACCAAAGGTGACATCATTTCTCAGGCAGAACGTGAAGTGTTTGCTTATAACACTAGGCTGGCGAACCCGCGCGCGCACATCGTTTTCTGCAATGGCATCACTGGTCAAGGTTCTTTAGAAATTGCTCTACAAATGCGCCGAAGCCACGCCATTACCTCACTGGATGGTCAGCACTTGCGTTTCTCAATGCCTGCGGCAATTTGCCCCTATTGCGTTGGCGAAACAGCCATTGGCACTCGTCATCAGCGCGGCCATGTCAAAAAAATGCAATTTGAGGAATGTCATCATGAGTGA
- a CDS encoding ATP-binding cassette domain-containing protein — MSEYKNLSSMNIRRLQRDQPCIAEFIDSIGLTHAVKATSVKDWINSLSDEDLADGGMARDMLLPHMQQLLLEVDSIYQANQMQIKTLTIIGGRNKKDEPENIEFTVQAGDIICIVGPTGSGKSCLLSDIECLAQGDTPTRRQILLNGAQADYNTRFSMHRRLVAQLSQNMNFVVDLSVYEFITMHAHCRLTENIESTVQRVIDCANDLTGEKFSPDCSITQLSGGQTRALMIADTALLGAAPIVLIDEIENAGVDRKRALDLLVSEDKIVFISTHDPLLALRGKQRIVIQNGGIAKILPTSKEEKENLKKLEEMESIMQQVRDDLRFGERIFNLF; from the coding sequence ATGAGTGAGTATAAAAATTTATCGTCAATGAACATTCGCCGATTGCAACGAGATCAACCCTGCATCGCCGAATTCATTGATAGCATTGGGTTAACCCACGCAGTTAAAGCCACTTCGGTGAAAGATTGGATCAACAGTTTAAGTGATGAAGATCTGGCTGATGGCGGCATGGCGAGAGATATGTTGTTACCTCATATGCAGCAATTACTTCTCGAGGTTGACTCTATCTATCAAGCAAATCAGATGCAGATAAAAACGCTGACTATCATTGGCGGGCGTAATAAAAAAGATGAGCCTGAAAACATTGAGTTCACAGTTCAAGCCGGCGATATCATCTGTATTGTTGGACCTACAGGCTCAGGGAAAAGCTGTTTATTAAGCGATATTGAATGCTTAGCTCAAGGCGACACACCAACCCGCCGGCAGATATTACTAAATGGAGCACAAGCAGATTACAACACTCGTTTTTCCATGCATCGTCGCTTGGTTGCTCAACTATCTCAAAACATGAATTTCGTTGTCGATCTCAGTGTGTATGAATTTATCACCATGCATGCGCATTGCCGCTTAACCGAAAATATTGAGTCAACCGTGCAACGTGTTATTGATTGCGCAAACGACCTGACCGGAGAGAAGTTTTCTCCCGATTGCTCAATCACCCAACTCTCTGGCGGTCAAACCCGTGCCTTGATGATTGCCGACACGGCATTGCTAGGGGCTGCGCCAATTGTGTTAATCGATGAAATCGAAAACGCGGGTGTCGACCGAAAACGCGCGTTAGACCTCCTGGTTTCAGAAGACAAAATCGTATTTATTTCTACGCATGACCCACTATTAGCGCTGCGCGGTAAACAACGTATTGTCATTCAGAATGGCGGTATTGCTAAGATATTACCGACTTCAAAAGAAGAAAAAGAGAACTTAAAAAAATTAGAAGAAATGGAGTCGATTATGCAGCAAGTACGCGATGACTTAAGATTCGGGGAACGGATTTTTAACTTGTTTTGA